The following DNA comes from Bradyrhizobium manausense.
CGGCCGCCGCGCGCGGCCGTTCCCATATCGCGACCGGGGCCATGAAATTGGCAATGTCCGGGCCGGCGACAACAAGGACGCGCAATGAAATTTACCGGCACCAAGGACTATGTTGCGACCGACGATCTCAAGGTCGCCGTCAATGCCTCGATCGTGCTGGAGCGCCCGCTCCTCATCAAGGGCGAACCCGGCACCGGCAAGACCGTGCTGGCGGAGGAAGTGGCAAAGGCGCTGAACGCTCCGCTTTTGACCTGGCACATCAAGTCCACCACCAAGGCGCAGCAGGGCCTCTACGAATACGACGCGGTGTCGCGTCTGCGCGACAGCCAGCTCGGTGATGCCCGCGTGTCCGACATCAAGAACTACATCAAGCGCGGCAAGCTGTGGGAGGCCTTCACCGCCGAGCAGCGCCCGGTGCTCCTGATCGACGAGATCGACAAGGCCGACATCGAATTCCCGAACGATCTGCTGCTCGAGCTCGACCGCATGGAATTCCACGTCTACGAGACCGGCGAGACGATCAAGGCCAAGCAGCGCCCGATCATGATGATCACCTCCAACAACGAGAAGGAGCTGCCGGACGCGTTTCTCCGCCGCTGCTTCTTCCACTACATCAAGTTTCCCGACGCCGACACGATGGGCCGCATCGTCGACGTCCACTTCCCCGGTATCAAGAAGCGCCTGGTCGAGGAAGCACTGCGCATCTTCTTCGAGGTGCGCGAAGTGCCCGGCCTGAAGAAGAAGCCCTCGACGTCAGAGCTTCTGGATTGGTTGAAACTCCTGCTCAACGAAGACATGAGCGTCGAGCAATTGCGCGAACGCGACCCACGCAAGCTGATCCCGCCGCTGCACGGCGCGCTGCTCAAGAACGAGCAGGACGTGCACCTGTTCGAGCGGCTGGCGTTCTTGAGCCGAAGGGAAGTTTGAGGGCGCACAATTAGCCACGCTCTCGGTGTCGTCCTGGCGAAAGCCAGGACGACATTGAGGAAGCATTCACTCTCTCCACATCGTCATTGCGAGCGCAGCGAAGCAATCCAGAACCCCTCCGCGGAAAGACTCTGGATTGCTTCGCTGCGCTCGCAATGACGGAGCGAGAGGCAGCAGCCTCGCCCCTCCGCCACGTACTTTGAATCGCAGACACGCCCTCGCATCCTCGCGGCTGATCCCACCCGAGCTTTGCTTCATCTCTCGCACCCTCTGCAAACAGAGGGCGCAGGGAAGGCCGGGTGCCGGCTGGCACCCACGGTCCGCTGTGCGCGTGTAGCGCAATGAGAAATGCACAGCGGCATACAGGTGAAGCCGAACACACGGCCTTCCCTGCGCAGTGGCTTGACGGTTTATGCCGTGCTCTCCCGGGAGCCGAATTCCTTCTGGCCTCCCTCGCCCCGCGAATTGCCGATGTGGTTGATCCGGTTGGACGCTCCACATCTCCGCGAAGGCTTGACCGTAGCGACGACGGCCGGGACCACACGGTTTTGCCGTACGCGCGTTCATCGACGCCACAGGGTCCTTCGGCAGTGTGCACACGCGCCGAAGGAATGCCGGCCAGACGAACTTGACAGCGCCGTTCGTTCACACGCGGGTCTCGGGCTCACAGGGACTACCCGCCCTGCCCGCACCCCTCGCGCCAACGCTGCCGCGTCCACCGCAACCCGGCCCACGTTTCGAACGACAGGCGAGACGCCCCTCTTTCCTCGGGCCGGGCTGCTTCGGTTATGCCGCAATTCCGAATTTCGGTAAAGTGGAATATCTTTGCCGGAAGGGCTTGACGGGGCGCGGGGTGTTTTGTCCGACGGGCAACCTCAAACTCGCAGGATGGGTAGAGCGCCGCGAAACCCATCCCGCGAGGATCGGCTCACGCCACCGCCGCGTCCGGAATGCGCGCGGCTTCCATCGGGGCCTTGCCGCGGATCAGGTCCGAGGCGCGGTCGGCGATCATCATGGTGGATGCGTTGAGGTTCGCCGAGATCATGCGCGGCATCACCGAGGCGTCGATGACGCGCAGGCCCTCGAGGCCATGGACGCGGAGCTGGTCGTCGACCACGGCCCACGAACTATCCGCGGGTCCCATCCGGCAGGTGCAGCCGGGGTGGAAGGTGGTGGTGCCACGCTCGGTGGCGGCGGCCAGGAACTCGTCGTCGGTGTTGATATTCGGGCCGGGGAAATCCTCGTAGGCGTAGTAGGGCGACAGCGGCGCGGACTTCAGCAGGTTGCGCGCGAGCTTCATGCCGCCGACGATGACGCGGCGATCGAGCTCGGCGTCCAGGTAATTGGTCTGGATGATCGGGGGCGCGAACGGATCTGACGACCGGATGCGGACGTAACCGCGGCTCTCGGGGCGCTGCTGCCAGGACGCGACTGTCATGCCGGGCTCGTCCTCGAGCTGCCCCTGCACGCCTTCCTTGTAGGACGCCGGCGTAAAGGTGAGCTGGAGGTCGGAACTGTCCGCGCTCTCGCCGGAGTGCCAGAAGCAATAGACCATGGTCGGCGACAGCGACAGCAGGCCGCGACGCGTGGTCGCCCACTTCAGCGCCTCGATCCAAAGCGAGAAACCACGACGAAGCTCGTTGATGGTCTTGATGTCTTTTACGCGCGCCACCGTACGAGGAGCGTAGTGGTCCTGGAGGCCCTCGCCGACCGGCAGTGCGTGGCGCACCTGGATGCCGTGGGCGCTCAGCAGATCGGGCGAGCCGATGCCGGAGAGCTGCAGCAGTTGCGGCGAATTATAGGTGCCGCCGGAGAGGATGACTTCCTTGTTGGCGCGCACTTCGATCGGCGTGCCGCCACGGCCGCCCTTGGTGTAGCGCACGCCGACAGCGCGCTTGCCTTCGAAGATGATCTCGGTCGCGTGCGCATGCGTATGCACATGCACGTTCGGCCGCTTCATCGCGGGCTTGAGGAACGCTGTCGAGCCGGACACGCGCAGGCCCTTGTCGATGGTGCGCTGGCAGTAGGAGACGCCCTCCTGGATAGCGCCGTTGTAATCGGGATTGCGGGGAATGCCGAGCGAGACTGCACCTTCCATGAAGGCTTCGCAGAGCGGATCGCGCCAGTCCATCGTGGTGACGGTCAGCTTGCCGTCGCGTCCGCGAAAGGTGTTGTCGCCCTCGCCGACCCGCTTCTCGAGCCGCTTGAAGTAGGGCAGCACGTCGGCATAGCCCCAGCCGCGATTGCCCATCTGCGCCCAGGTATCGAAATCCATCCGCTGGCCGCGGTTGTAGATGTGGCCGTTGATCGAGGACGAACCGCCGAGCGTCTTGCCGCGCGGCGCGTAGATGCTGCGCCCGCCGGTGTAAGGCCCGACCTCCTGCTGGTAGGCCCAGTTGATGCTCTTCATATGGAAGGTCTTGATGAAACCCGCCGGCAGATGGATGTAGGGATGCCAGTCGCTCGGCCCCGCTTCAAGCACGCAGACGCTGGTGTTGGGATCTTCACTCAGCCGGCTGGTGAGAATGCAACCGGCGGAGCCTGCGCCGATGATCACGTAGTCAAATCTATCCATGGTGCCTCGGCCGCCTCAGCGCGGCTTGTCGTTGAGTTGATATTCGAGATGCGCCTTCACCGTCGGCCATTCGGCAGCGGTGATGCTGTACACGACGGTGTCGCGCAGTGTGCCGTTCGGCGCGACCTGGTGGCTGCGCAAGATGCCGTCCTGCTTGGCACCGAGGCGCTCGATGGCGCGGCGGCTCTGGTGGTTGAAGAAATGCGTGCGGAATTCCACAGCGATGCAGTTCAGCGTCTCGAAGGCGTGCCGAAGCAAGAGCAGCTTGCACTGCGTGTTGAGCGGACCACGCTGCGCGCTCTTGCCATACCAGGTCGAGCCGATCTCGACGCGGCGGTTGGCGGCATCGATGTTCATGTAGGTCGTCATGCCGACGATGTTGCCGCCGGCGTCGAACACGGTGAACGGCAGCATCGAGCCCGATGCCTGAAGGCCCAGGCGGCGGTCGATCTCCTTGGCCATGTTCTCCGGCAGCGGGATCGCCGTGTACCAGAGCTTCGAGAGTTCACCGTCCCTGACGGCCTCCGTCAGCCCCTGGAGTTGCCCCTTCGACAGCGGCTCGAGACGGGCATGCTGTCCGCGCAGGGTGATGGGATCAGGCCAGGGCATTGAGGTCTCTCTCCGATGTCATTTGCGAGCGAAGCGAAGCAATCCAGAATCATACCGAGGAAGCAGACCGGATTGCTTCGTCGCCAGCGCAAAATTGCTTCGCAGTTTTGTCGCGGGCTCCTCGCAATGACGGCTTGGCTCACTTGTTGAGAAAATTCAACGGCAAACCGCCGCGCGGCCAGTCCATGGCGACGAGTTCGCCCTTGCCCGACAGGGTGATGTAGGCGGTCTTCAGCTCGGGGTCGCCAAAGGCGATGTTGGTGGTGACGCGGTCGCCGGTCGGGACCTGCTCGACCAGGGTGCCGTCGGGCGCGATCACCGAGATGCAGCCGGAGACGAGGGTGGCGACGCAGACATTGCCGTTCGCCTCCACCGCGAGCGAGTCGAACATCTGGTAGCCGCCGAGACCGCAGATCGGCTTGCCGCGCTCGCCGCGATAGATCACGTCGCGTGGCTTCAGCGTGCCCGGCGCGGAGAGCTCATAGGCCCAGAGCCGTCCCGTGGGCGTCTCGGCGATGTAGACGGTGTTCTCGTCCGGCGAGAGGCCGATGCCGTTGGCCGGAAGGATGCCATGCACGACCTCGACGATCTCCTTCATGCCGGGCTTGAGGTAATACATGCCGCCGACATCCATCTCGCGCGCACGCCGCTTGCCGAGATCGGAGAACCAGAGGCCGCCGTGCTTGTCGAAGACGAGATCATTCGGCCCGCGCAGATCGTGCTCGCCGCATTTGGTCACGACGGTCTCGATCTTGCCCGATTGCAGATCGATGCGCTGGATCGAGCCGCCGAGATAATCCTCGGGCTGCGGGCCCGGCATGATCATGTTGCGGGTCGGAATCCAGGAGAAACCGCCGTTGTTGCAGATGTAGATTTTTCCGTCGGGCCCGAGCGCTGCGCCGTTCGGGCCGCCCGGCACTTTCGCGACGATCTCCTTGCGGCCATCGGGATAGACACGGGTCAGGCGCTGGCCGCGGATTTCCACCAGCACCACCGAACCGTCCGGCATCACGACCGGCCCTTCAGGAAATTCGAGGTCGGTGGCGAGAACGCGGACGTCAGACATTGGGGACCCTCCCGGCTACTTGTTATGGCTTGCGCGGGATGTCCGGCACGGGCCCCGCTGGCAAGTTTTGCCAGCGGTTATGACAAAGTAGGTCCCCGTTGCCAAGCAAGCGGGATGGTATGCCAGCGTTGCAGCGCAAAGCGCGACGAGGGTCATCGCGCTTTGCGATATCGTTTGAGCATGATCTTTCCGGAAAACCGCTTCGCACTTTTCCGGATCATGCTACTCCCTGACCGGTATCCAAATCTCGAAGCCGCCATTGCCGGTCACGGGATTGAAGTTTTCGTCATAGCGCTCGAAGTTGGGCGCATCGGCGGCCTTGAGGCCCGAGGCCGGCAGCCATTGATTCCAGATCGCGTTGACGGTGCGCCTGATAGAGGCGACGTGGTCGGTGTGGGCGAACACCGCGTAGCGTTGTTCGGGGATGCGGATGCGGCCGAAGCGGCGTGCGAGATCGGAGAAATCGGCGACCTCGACGCCGGCGATGTAATCGAAATTGCCGGAATCATCGCCGTTGCAACAAACGCCGTAGGCGACGTTGCCCATGCGCTCGGGGATGTCGGCGACCTCCTGGTGGAAGCGCTGCCACAGTCCCGGAATGGAAGCACCATTGTCGCAGGCGATGCGTTCGGCGAGACCGGCGATGAGGAAGGCCTTGGCAGTTTCGAAACGCGGGGCTTTGAGGTTGTCTGATATGGTGGAGTCCATGAGGATCGGCTCCTGAAGCTTGAGGTGACCGGTGCAAGTCGCGGCCCGGACCGCTTCGGGCGTTGTGCCAAATTGGTCGCGGAACGCGCGGGTGAATGCTTCGTGGGAGCCGTAATCCGCGTCCAGCGCCAGCGACAGAATGTCCGGCGCGCCCCTGGCAAGGCTGCGCGCCGCCTCGCTCAGCCGCCGCGCGCGGACGTAGCGCATCACCGGGAAACCGGTGGCTGCGGCAAACGCACGCACCATATGGAACCGCGACACGCCTGCCATCGCCGCAATCTCGTCGAGCGTCATCGGCTCGGCCAGATGGCTTTCGATATACCAGAGCGCGCGCTGGGCTGGATTCATGGGTTAGGACTCTCGTTCGAAGCATGGCGATGATGCGCTCGCCCACCCCGCCGCGCTTGATCGGCATTGCTGTCCGCGCATGAGGATAGTCCGGCAATAGCCACTGGCAACGCCCTTCTGTTCGCGGCTAAACTCGATGAAACCGCTCACAAGAAAGAGGAACTGCGTCATGGAAATCACCGATGTGCGGGCCCACCATATCCGCATCCCCTATGACGCCGGTGTTGCAAGCTTTCGCCAGGGCGCATCCGCCATCTCCGCGCTCGATATGGTGCTGGTCGAGGTCACGACCGATTCCGGACTGACCGGCTGGGGCGATGCCTTCGCCTATGTTTGTCCGCGTACCACGCGCAGTGCCGTCGAGGAGATGATCGCGCCGCAGGCCCGCGGGCTGAAGGTGCCCGATGCAGCGGGCATTCCCGCCGCCGTGGAGCAGATCCAGCGCAATCTGCATCTGTTCGGCCGCTACGGCATCACCATGTTTGCGATCTCGGGGCTCGACATCGCGCTATGGGATTTGGCCGCGAAGGTCGAGGGCGTACCGCTGCATCGTCTGCTCGGCGAGACCAGACGCGCCAAGATTCCCGCCTATGCGAGCCTGTTGCGGATCGGCTCGCCCGAGAACATCGCCGGCGAATGCAGGAAGGCGCTCGCGCTCGGCTATGGCGCGATCAAGCTGCACGAGACCACGACGCCCGCCGTGTTCGCCGCGCGCGAGGCAATCGGGGCCGACATTCCGCTGATGGTCGACATGAACTGCCCGCTGACCGGCGAGCAGGCGATCGCCTTCGCAAAAGCGTGCAAGGACGCGCAGCCGATGTTTCTGGAGGAGCCGGTCTGGCCGCCGGAAGATTTTGCTACGCTTGCCGACGTGCGCAGCAAGGGCGGGCTTGGTATTGCTGCCGGCGAGAATGCCTGCACCGAATATCAATTCCGCCAGATGATGGAAGCGGGTGCGGTCAGCCATGCGCAGCCGTCCGTGATCAAGGTTGGCGGCGTCACGGAATTCCTGAAGGTCGCACGGCTGGCCGATCAGCTCGGCGTGAAGATCGTCCCGCATTCTCCATACTTCGGTCCGGGCCTGCTGGCGACGCTGCATCTCCTGGCCGGCCGCGCCGACGGGCTGGTCGAGATGTTTTATCTCAGGCGCGAAGCCTGCCTCTGGGACGGCCGCGCCGACGTCGATGCCACCGGCCATGTCGCGGTGCCTACGGGACCGGGGCTCGGCTACGAGCCCGATCGCGACGTCATCGAGCGCTATCGCGTGGCGTGATCGCCGCTGCTATTTCGCGGCGTCCTTCGGCGGCGGCGCGTCCTGCTTCTTCTTCAGATCCTCCGCCTGCTTGGCCTGCGCCGCCTGGAGATCGCCGATCGTCTTCTGCAAACCGGCGAGCGTCACCTTCAGCGCGTCGACCTGACGGTTGGCGGCATCGATCTTCTGCTGGTGATCGAGATTGAGTTTTGTGATGGTCTTCTGGAGGAAATCGACATTGCTCTGGAGACAGCTGGTGCGCCGCTCCATGGTCTTCTCGACGGTGCAGATCTCGATGCCCGGCACGTCCTGCGCGCGCACGGGCGTATGCGCGACGAACGGTAACATAGCAAAACAGGCGACAGCGATCCGGCGCGGCATTCGGGTTCCTCATCAAATCGATCACGGCAATGTGCGCCGATTGCGCGCAGCCGCCAAAGGCTACCACACTCGCACCGCATTCTCGCGTTGAGGTTAGGCTGTTC
Coding sequences within:
- a CDS encoding AAA family ATPase; its protein translation is MKFTGTKDYVATDDLKVAVNASIVLERPLLIKGEPGTGKTVLAEEVAKALNAPLLTWHIKSTTKAQQGLYEYDAVSRLRDSQLGDARVSDIKNYIKRGKLWEAFTAEQRPVLLIDEIDKADIEFPNDLLLELDRMEFHVYETGETIKAKQRPIMMITSNNEKELPDAFLRRCFFHYIKFPDADTMGRIVDVHFPGIKKRLVEEALRIFFEVREVPGLKKKPSTSELLDWLKLLLNEDMSVEQLRERDPRKLIPPLHGALLKNEQDVHLFERLAFLSRREV
- a CDS encoding AraC family transcriptional regulator; protein product: MNPAQRALWYIESHLAEPMTLDEIAAMAGVSRFHMVRAFAAATGFPVMRYVRARRLSEAARSLARGAPDILSLALDADYGSHEAFTRAFRDQFGTTPEAVRAATCTGHLKLQEPILMDSTISDNLKAPRFETAKAFLIAGLAERIACDNGASIPGLWQRFHQEVADIPERMGNVAYGVCCNGDDSGNFDYIAGVEVADFSDLARRFGRIRIPEQRYAVFAHTDHVASIRRTVNAIWNQWLPASGLKAADAPNFERYDENFNPVTGNGGFEIWIPVRE
- a CDS encoding SMP-30/gluconolactonase/LRE family protein, which codes for MSDVRVLATDLEFPEGPVVMPDGSVVLVEIRGQRLTRVYPDGRKEIVAKVPGGPNGAALGPDGKIYICNNGGFSWIPTRNMIMPGPQPEDYLGGSIQRIDLQSGKIETVVTKCGEHDLRGPNDLVFDKHGGLWFSDLGKRRAREMDVGGMYYLKPGMKEIVEVVHGILPANGIGLSPDENTVYIAETPTGRLWAYELSAPGTLKPRDVIYRGERGKPICGLGGYQMFDSLAVEANGNVCVATLVSGCISVIAPDGTLVEQVPTGDRVTTNIAFGDPELKTAYITLSGKGELVAMDWPRGGLPLNFLNK
- a CDS encoding GNAT family N-acetyltransferase, with product MPWPDPITLRGQHARLEPLSKGQLQGLTEAVRDGELSKLWYTAIPLPENMAKEIDRRLGLQASGSMLPFTVFDAGGNIVGMTTYMNIDAANRRVEIGSTWYGKSAQRGPLNTQCKLLLLRHAFETLNCIAVEFRTHFFNHQSRRAIERLGAKQDGILRSHQVAPNGTLRDTVVYSITAAEWPTVKAHLEYQLNDKPR
- a CDS encoding mandelate racemase/muconate lactonizing enzyme family protein; the encoded protein is MEITDVRAHHIRIPYDAGVASFRQGASAISALDMVLVEVTTDSGLTGWGDAFAYVCPRTTRSAVEEMIAPQARGLKVPDAAGIPAAVEQIQRNLHLFGRYGITMFAISGLDIALWDLAAKVEGVPLHRLLGETRRAKIPAYASLLRIGSPENIAGECRKALALGYGAIKLHETTTPAVFAAREAIGADIPLMVDMNCPLTGEQAIAFAKACKDAQPMFLEEPVWPPEDFATLADVRSKGGLGIAAGENACTEYQFRQMMEAGAVSHAQPSVIKVGGVTEFLKVARLADQLGVKIVPHSPYFGPGLLATLHLLAGRADGLVEMFYLRREACLWDGRADVDATGHVAVPTGPGLGYEPDRDVIERYRVA
- a CDS encoding GMC family oxidoreductase gives rise to the protein MDRFDYVIIGAGSAGCILTSRLSEDPNTSVCVLEAGPSDWHPYIHLPAGFIKTFHMKSINWAYQQEVGPYTGGRSIYAPRGKTLGGSSSINGHIYNRGQRMDFDTWAQMGNRGWGYADVLPYFKRLEKRVGEGDNTFRGRDGKLTVTTMDWRDPLCEAFMEGAVSLGIPRNPDYNGAIQEGVSYCQRTIDKGLRVSGSTAFLKPAMKRPNVHVHTHAHATEIIFEGKRAVGVRYTKGGRGGTPIEVRANKEVILSGGTYNSPQLLQLSGIGSPDLLSAHGIQVRHALPVGEGLQDHYAPRTVARVKDIKTINELRRGFSLWIEALKWATTRRGLLSLSPTMVYCFWHSGESADSSDLQLTFTPASYKEGVQGQLEDEPGMTVASWQQRPESRGYVRIRSSDPFAPPIIQTNYLDAELDRRVIVGGMKLARNLLKSAPLSPYYAYEDFPGPNINTDDEFLAAATERGTTTFHPGCTCRMGPADSSWAVVDDQLRVHGLEGLRVIDASVMPRMISANLNASTMMIADRASDLIRGKAPMEAARIPDAAVA